A single region of the Eleginops maclovinus isolate JMC-PN-2008 ecotype Puerto Natales chromosome 4, JC_Emac_rtc_rv5, whole genome shotgun sequence genome encodes:
- the LOC134862783 gene encoding synaptogyrin-1-like has protein sequence MEGMQAYGAGKAGGAFDPVTFFQQPQTILRIVSWVFSIVIFGCIANEGYINRPNEVEEFCIFNRNQNACNYGVFMGSMAFLCCLAFLALDVYFPQISSVKDRKKAVLADVGLSAFWSFMWFVGFCFLANQWQVSNHDDNPLREGGDAARAAITFSFFSIFTWAGQSFLGYQRYKLGADSALFSQEYTDPSQDAAGGPYTSFGGEDLESPVGGGGGPGQQRRGL, from the exons ATGGAGGGGATGCAGGCGTACGGAGCCGGGAAAGCTGGAGGAGCCTTCGACCCGGTCACCTTCTTCCAGCAGCCGCAGACCATCCTCCGCATCGTGTCCTGG GTCTTCTCCATCGTGATCTTCGGATGCATCGCCAACGAGGGCTACATCAACCGCCCCAACGAGGTGGAGGAGTTCTGCATCTTCAACCGGAACCAGAACGCCTGCAACTACGGCGTCTTCATGGGCTCCATGGCCTTCCTCTGCTGCTTGGCCTTCCTGGCTCTGGACGTCTACTTCCCCCAGATCAGCAGCGTCAAGGACCGCAAGAAGGCCGTGCTGGCTGACGTCGGGCTGTCAG CGTTCTGGTCCTTCATGTGGTTCGTGGGTTTCTGTTTCTTGGCCAATCAGTGGCAGGTGAGCAATCACGACGACAACCctctgagggaggggggggacgCCGCCCGGGCCGCCATcaccttctccttcttctccatcTTCACCTGG GCGGGTCAGTCCTTCCTGGGCTACCAGAGGTACAAACTGGGGGCCGACTCCGCCCTCTTCTCCCAGGAATACACGGACCCCAGCCAGGATGCAGCCGGAGGCCCTTACACCTCCTTCGGGGGGGAGGACCTGGAGAGCCCCgttggaggtgggggggggccCGGCCAACAGCGAAGGGGCCTTTGA